One window from the genome of Garra rufa chromosome 1, GarRuf1.0, whole genome shotgun sequence encodes:
- the cox6a2 gene encoding cytochrome c oxidase subunit 6A2, mitochondrial — MAMSPTAMVARRALAAASQGSHEGGARTWKILSFVLALPGVGVCMANAYMKMQAHSHDQPEFVPYPHLRIRTKPWPWGDGNHSLFHNSHTNALPTGYEGSHH, encoded by the exons ATGGCAATGTCTCCCACTGCTATGGTGGCCCGCCGGGCTCTTGCTGCTGCATCACAGGGGAGCCATGAAGGAGGAG CAAGGACCTGGAAGATCCTGTCCTTCGTATTAGCCCTACCTGGTGTGGGTGTCTGCATGGCAAATGCTTACATGAAGATGCAGGCTCATTCCCATGATCAACCAGAGTTCGTGCCATACCCACACCTCCGCATTCGAACCAAG CCATGGCCATGGGGTGATGGGAATCACTCCCTCTTCCACAACTCTCATACAAACGCTCTGCCCACTGGTTATGAGGGATCTCACCACTGA